In Phlebotomus papatasi isolate M1 chromosome 1, Ppap_2.1, whole genome shotgun sequence, the following proteins share a genomic window:
- the LOC129799356 gene encoding ras-related protein rab7 yields MATRKKVLLKVIILGDTSVGKTSLMNQYVNKRFSNQYKATIGADFLTKEVVVDDRMVTMQIWDTAGQERFQSLGVAFYRGADCCVLVFDVTAPNTFKNLDSWRDEFLIQASPRDPEHFPFVVLANKIDLENRAVSSKRADQWCKSKNDIPYFETSAKEGINVDLAFQT; encoded by the exons ATGGCCACGAGGAAGAAAGTGCTCCTGAAAGTCATCATTTTGGGTGACACGAGCGTGGGAAAGACATCCCTCATGAATCAATATGTGAATAAACGCTTCTCGAATCAGTATAAAGCCACAATTGGGGCGGATTTTCTCACAAAGGAGGTAGTTGTGGATGATCGCATGGTGACTATGCAGATCTGGGATACAGCTGGTCAGGAAAGATTTCAGTCTCTTGGTGTTGCCTTCTATCGTGGCGCCGATTGCTGTGTGCTCGTTTTTGATGTCACAGCACCCAACACCTTCAAGAACCTCGACTCCTGGCGAGACGAGTTCCTCATTCAGGCTAGCCCCAGGGATCCCGAACACTTCCCATTCGTTGTGCTGGCCAATAAAATCGACTTAGAAAATCGAGCT GTGTCGAGTAAGAGGGCGGATCAGTGGTGCAAGTCGAAAAATGACATCCCATATTTTGAAACGTCGGCCAAGGAGGGTATTAATGTGGATTTGGCGTTCCAAACTTGA